A region of Takifugu rubripes chromosome 6, fTakRub1.2, whole genome shotgun sequence DNA encodes the following proteins:
- the LOC101067546 gene encoding glycolipid transfer protein-like has protein sequence MTLLLDNEFQPLPPDKAVDTKLFLEAVSHLPSFFDCLGSSVFGLIKSDVNGNITKIKAVYIKDPQRYVTLQDIVEAEREAHAAQWPKIGATLALMWLKRGLRFIQVLLQSLADGEKDPNNPNLIKVNVIKAYEEALKKYHGWVVQKIFSAALCAAPYRSNFLKALSKGEEAKEEDCLANVRQFLVNYTATVDAIYEMYTSLNAELDYTV, from the exons ATGACTCTCCTGCTGGATAACGAGTTCCAACCGCTTCCTCCGGACAAGGCTGTGGACACCAAGTTGTTCCTGGAGGCTGTCTCTCACTTGCCTTCATTTTTCG ATTGTCTGGGATCGAGCGTGTTCGGGCTCATCAAGTCGGACGTTAATGGCAACATAACG AAAATTAAAGCCGTGTATATTAAGGATCCTCAGAGGTACGTCACCCTGCAGGACATCGTGGAAGCGGAACGAGAAGCCCACGCGGCGCAGTGGCCCAAAATTGGAGCCACGTTagccctgatgtggctgaaAAG GGGTCTCCGGTTCATCCAGGTTCTCCTGCAGAGTCTGGCGGATGGAGAAAAGGACCCCAACAACCCCAACTTAATTAAAGTCAATGTCATCAAGGCGTACGAGGAGGCGCTGAAGAAATACCACGGCTGGGTTGTTCAGAAGATCTTCAGT GCGGCGTTGTGTGCTGCTCCGTACAGATCAAACTTCCTCAAGGCCCTGTCCAAAGGGGAGGAAGCGAAAGAGGAGGACTGTCTAGCAAACGTGCGTCAGTTCCTGGTGAATTACACGGCCACCGTGGACGCCATCTACGAGATGTACACAAGCCTGAATGCAGAGCTGGATTACACCGTTTGA
- the LOC101079590 gene encoding protein FAM222A-like, protein MLACMQRRQNLSSQRLACTPRSLNVPSLPLQPPALPLQPCTRKGEPSSTLSRYPSPAELDAFAQKTANSPLSIKIFPSDIRVPQHKQLNKTVNGFDTTGYSAYSQPCSGGSQGLLAIVKASVVVKGVVKNSEGRRTKHAHSQASVAPYNNPLNNGYTVRRGHKAYHISSCKPPDVPIETLCSNTRTASRDQSQAPQPELAEVQSLMRQMSRIPHSQVLQVERETRASPALRAVAAVARSDSEFAPGVPSQSSLAFTGAVIPTQCADIAKAGYMEKGAWHRKQPVQQQQLPYQQGAGGLYRVSGAVHGAAEAGQAPQSHHPLRCTSQLSYRPYPDPVSGSALNHGAVAQYFAPLWDGVLATPNSDCYTPQVLATGTCAARPREIGLSHPHLHPNLYQPPQRHQAPLPPHAQGYGTDLCCGLSGSGLCHAAALSSSLQSLECLISEIQPPCIKERMLGRGYETMGMPHLLEHQQQAHIQLPVHR, encoded by the exons ATGCTGGCCTGCATGCAGAGGCGGCAGAACCTCTCATCCCAGCGTCTGGCCTGCACACCCAGAAGCCTCAATGTCCCCTCCCTGCCGCTACAGCCGCCGGCTCTGCCGCTGCAGCCGTGCACGCGCAAAG GCGAGCCGTCCTCCACGCTTTCCCGATACCCTTCTCCCGCCGAGTTGGATGCTTTTGCCCAGAAGACTGCCAACAGCCCGCTGTCCATCAAAATCTTTCCATCTGACATCCGGGTGCCGCAACACAAACAGCTCAACAAAACCGTCAACGGCTTCGACACCACAGGCTACAGCGCCTATTCCCAGCCGTGCTCAGGAGGCTCCCAGGGCTTACTGGCCATTGTTAAAGCGTCTGTTGTGGTCAAAGGTGTGGTCAAAAACTCGGAGGGACGGAGGACAAAGCATGCACACAGCCAGGCGTCTGTGGCTCCATACAATAATCCTCTGAATAATGGTTACACAGTCAGACGCGGGCACAAGGCCTATCATATAAGCTCATGTAAGCCCCCCGACGTTCCCATTGAGACACTTTGTTCTAACACAAGGACGGCCTCCAGGGATCAGAGCCAGGCCCCCCAGCCCGAGCTAGCGGAGGTTCAAAGCCTGATGAGGCAGATGAGCAGGATTCCCCACAGCCAGGTCCTGCAGGTGGAGCGAGAGACCCGGGCCAGCCCCGCCCTGCGGGCCGTGGCCGCCGTGGCGCGGTCGGATTCGGAGTTTGCTCCCGGAGTGCCGTCCCAAAGCAGCCTGGCGTTCACGGGTGCCGTGATACCGACGCAGTGCGCTGATATCGCCAAAGCCGGGTACATGGAGAAAGGAGCGTGGCACCGGAAGCAGcccgtccagcagcagcagctgccgtaTCAGCAGGGAGCGGGGGGGTTGTACAGGGTTTCCGGCGCCGTTCACGGGGCAGCAGAGGCCGGCCAGGCTCCTCAAAGCCACCACCCTTTGAGGTGCACCTCGCAGCTGTCATACAGGCCGTATCCGGACCCAGTCAGCGGCTCCGCTCTCAACCACGGCGCCGTCGCCCAGTACTTCGCTCCGCTCTGGGACGGCGTCCTTGCCACCCCAAACAGCGACTGTTATACACCTCAGGTACTGGCAACGGGTACGTGTGCAGCCAGGCCGAGAGAGATCGGACTGTCCCATCCACATCTCCACCCAAACCTCTACCAACCCCCGCAGCGGCACCAGGCGCCCCTCCCGCCCCACGCGCAGGGCTACGGCACGGACCTGTGCTGCGGCCTGTCGGGTTCCGGCCTGTGCCACGCCGCGGcactcagcagcagcctgcagtcTCTGGAGTGCCTCATCAGTGAGATCCAACCTCCCTGCATCAAAGAGCGCATGTTGGGCCGCGGGTACGAAACCATGGGGATGCCCCACTTACTGGAGCACCAGCAGCAAGCCCACATCCAGCTGCCCGTGCACAGATAA